In one window of Zhihengliuella sp. ISTPL4 DNA:
- a CDS encoding acyltransferase domain-containing protein, with product MTQHAALVDLEAVERDEPVSWELVDKLGALIRRTEGVPHPIDPGASGAAVARALIELVPVALERHREADVPAGVTRETLIDVGRKHRLYGAASVVPWMLELMRADVLSAGRLQVSMRESEHGHHLHVPELGPLLPADVDAALARASELTGSARYACTSWLLDLRLSSALAGSNIAAFAERFDIVSGDEETLLASEEAARFVFRRPLVEVLDPALPTKSRLERVVASALRRGRNWTMPTGVLKARHSH from the coding sequence ATGACGCAGCACGCAGCCTTAGTCGATCTTGAAGCCGTCGAACGCGACGAGCCTGTGTCATGGGAGCTCGTCGACAAGCTCGGAGCGCTGATTCGCCGCACTGAAGGGGTGCCCCACCCCATCGATCCCGGGGCGTCGGGCGCCGCCGTGGCGCGTGCCCTGATCGAGCTCGTACCCGTCGCACTTGAGCGCCACCGCGAAGCCGATGTCCCCGCCGGCGTGACACGCGAGACGCTGATCGACGTCGGACGAAAGCACCGACTGTACGGCGCCGCGTCGGTTGTGCCATGGATGCTTGAGCTGATGCGAGCGGACGTGCTCAGCGCCGGGCGGCTTCAGGTCTCCATGCGCGAGAGCGAACACGGTCATCACCTGCACGTCCCTGAACTCGGACCACTGCTGCCAGCTGATGTCGATGCCGCATTGGCCCGCGCCTCTGAGCTGACCGGGAGCGCGCGGTACGCGTGTACGAGTTGGCTTCTCGACCTCCGACTGTCATCGGCGCTTGCCGGGTCGAACATCGCGGCATTCGCTGAGCGTTTCGACATCGTCTCGGGCGATGAGGAGACGCTGCTGGCCAGCGAGGAGGCCGCGAGGTTCGTTTTTCGTCGCCCGCTCGTCGAGGTCCTCGACCCCGCGTTGCCGACCAAGTCGCGGCTTGAGCGAGTGGTCGCCTCAGCGCTGCGCCGCGGTCGGAATTGGACGATGCCAACGGGAGTGCTGAAGGCCCGACACTCTCACTGA
- a CDS encoding Gfo/Idh/MocA family protein gives MTTDLRIGIVGFGHRAQLTDQVQRPGRGSFVSAVLDTAERGRADARERLPNAFVTDTLDDFISAGVDAALVLTPDDQHTDVTVALLEAGVPVFCEKPLATKIADADTILEAAHRTGTRLYVGHNMRHMPVIVLMRQLILDGRIGEVKAIWCRHFVGHGGDYYFKDWHADRRRTTGLLLQKGAHDIDVLHWLGGARTMSVNAMGALAVYGDITDRSDHAGERMQDWFSLNNWPPTAQTGMAPILDVEDLSQVNMTLSNGVLASYQQCHFTPDYWRNYTVIGSEGRLENFGDEIDAEVRIWRRRTHGAGEPDEVHRVTELAEGASAIHGGADDLLIAEFLRFVRHGGRTDTSPVAARDAVATGIAATESIRSGGHVQNVPALSPELVAYFEGGQSRSTSDPGIAS, from the coding sequence ATGACCACTGACCTTCGTATCGGCATCGTCGGCTTCGGGCATCGAGCTCAGCTGACTGACCAGGTGCAACGCCCGGGCCGGGGCTCGTTTGTCTCGGCAGTGCTTGATACAGCCGAGCGCGGCCGAGCAGACGCTCGCGAGAGGCTGCCGAATGCCTTCGTGACCGACACGCTTGACGACTTCATCAGCGCCGGTGTGGACGCCGCGCTGGTGCTCACTCCCGATGATCAGCACACCGATGTGACCGTGGCACTGCTGGAGGCGGGCGTTCCCGTGTTCTGCGAGAAGCCGTTGGCGACGAAAATCGCGGACGCGGATACCATCCTCGAAGCAGCGCACCGCACCGGAACCCGTTTGTACGTCGGCCACAACATGAGGCACATGCCGGTGATCGTGCTCATGCGACAGCTGATCCTCGACGGGCGTATCGGGGAGGTCAAGGCGATCTGGTGCCGCCATTTCGTAGGTCACGGCGGCGACTACTACTTCAAGGACTGGCACGCCGACCGCCGACGCACCACGGGCCTGCTCTTACAGAAGGGCGCGCATGACATCGACGTCCTGCACTGGCTAGGCGGCGCTCGCACGATGAGCGTGAATGCGATGGGGGCGCTGGCCGTGTACGGCGACATCACAGATCGCAGTGACCATGCCGGTGAGCGAATGCAGGACTGGTTCAGCCTCAACAACTGGCCGCCGACCGCGCAGACCGGCATGGCGCCGATCCTCGACGTTGAAGACCTCTCGCAGGTGAATATGACGTTGTCCAACGGCGTCCTCGCCTCCTACCAGCAGTGTCACTTCACGCCCGACTACTGGCGCAACTACACGGTTATCGGCAGCGAGGGCCGGCTGGAGAACTTCGGAGACGAGATCGACGCAGAGGTACGCATCTGGCGTCGACGCACACACGGCGCAGGAGAGCCCGACGAGGTACACCGTGTAACCGAGCTCGCCGAGGGAGCGAGCGCGATCCACGGAGGAGCCGACGATCTCCTGATCGCTGAGTTCCTGCGATTCGTGCGGCACGGTGGTCGTACCGATACGTCTCCCGTCGCCGCAAGAGACGCGGTGGCGACGGGGATCGCGGCGACCGAGTCGATTCGATCAGGTGGTCACGTGCAGAACGTGCCGGCCCTCTCACCGGAGCTGGTCGCGTACTTCGAGGGCGGACAGAGTCGATCTACATCGGACCCGGGCATAGCCTCATGA
- a CDS encoding alpha-galactosidase: MSPQVLLLRSAGVALIVDCRHQRARVVHWGPDLGALDDRALLALCDAAVPARLNATPDDPLLFGVLPTEDDAWTGRPAVVLSRSGIATTPRPRLISANLEDAAARLVLRDEASLAEITVELALDPHGVLEHRRTVRNIGQEALTVDGLDAVLPLPVRADEILDFTGAWIGERIPQRHPVSFGVHAREHRRGRPGHDAAFVTLVGTAGFTNRRGELWAMHVAWSGDHGSYVERSADGAGDLSVALSGGELLRRGEVILDPGTSYSAPAVLFTWSDAGIDGISDRFHARLRARPHHPHTPRPLTLNTWEAVYLDHDVNTLLRLAEQAADVGVERFVLDDGWFRGRTTDSAGLGDWYVDEGSWPEGLHPLADHVRSLGMQFGLWVEPEMVNLDSDLARKHPEWLLTPADGWPSRAQYVLDVAQPAVYEYLLERLDALISEYRIDFLKWDHNRDLLEAASHAQTRAVYALMDALRQRHRQLEIESCASGGARVDLGILQRTDRVWPSDTLDPLERERIHRWTSLLLPLELIGSHIGAATAHTTGRRINGTLPLITALFAHAGIEMNLLRVNQAERDALTQFAELYRETRALMASGRLVNADVFDPAVRLFGVVSPDRSRALFAVVQIGMTAGRPARVQIPGLDESAGYDVRVRSELGVPDRGTSTGPAWFDAALNAPLRLGGSVLARSGLSLPPLRPETAALIELTRVREETSDDH; this comes from the coding sequence GTGAGCCCGCAGGTCCTGCTGCTGCGCAGCGCTGGCGTCGCGCTCATCGTCGACTGCCGACACCAGCGGGCGCGGGTGGTGCACTGGGGTCCGGATCTCGGCGCCCTCGATGATCGTGCGCTTCTAGCGCTGTGTGATGCTGCTGTCCCAGCTCGTCTGAACGCGACACCTGACGACCCGCTGCTGTTCGGCGTGCTTCCCACCGAGGATGACGCCTGGACCGGTCGCCCCGCCGTTGTCCTCTCCCGGTCCGGGATCGCGACGACCCCGCGGCCGCGCCTGATCTCGGCGAACCTGGAGGATGCGGCAGCGCGGCTGGTCCTGCGAGATGAAGCGTCGCTCGCCGAAATCACCGTTGAGCTCGCACTGGATCCGCACGGCGTGCTCGAGCATCGGCGCACGGTGCGCAATATCGGCCAAGAAGCGCTCACCGTAGACGGACTGGATGCGGTGCTCCCGCTGCCGGTGCGCGCCGACGAGATCCTCGATTTCACCGGCGCATGGATCGGAGAACGGATTCCACAACGGCATCCCGTCTCCTTTGGGGTTCATGCTCGAGAGCATCGTCGTGGACGTCCGGGCCATGACGCCGCCTTCGTCACCCTGGTCGGCACCGCAGGGTTCACCAATCGCCGAGGCGAACTGTGGGCGATGCACGTCGCGTGGAGCGGCGACCACGGAAGCTATGTTGAGCGCTCAGCCGACGGCGCCGGAGACCTCTCCGTCGCTCTTAGCGGCGGAGAGCTGCTTAGGCGCGGTGAAGTGATACTCGATCCGGGCACCTCGTACTCCGCACCAGCAGTGTTGTTCACGTGGTCCGATGCCGGAATCGACGGCATTTCGGATCGGTTCCACGCCCGTCTGCGTGCCAGGCCACATCACCCGCATACCCCACGGCCCCTCACGCTGAATACCTGGGAGGCGGTGTATCTCGACCATGACGTCAACACGCTCCTGCGGCTCGCGGAACAAGCGGCTGACGTGGGAGTCGAGCGGTTCGTGCTCGACGACGGCTGGTTTCGCGGCCGCACTACCGACTCGGCGGGGCTCGGCGACTGGTATGTCGACGAAGGCTCATGGCCGGAGGGTCTACACCCCTTGGCGGACCATGTGCGCTCGCTCGGCATGCAGTTCGGGCTGTGGGTGGAGCCGGAAATGGTCAACCTCGATTCGGACCTCGCGCGTAAACACCCAGAGTGGTTGCTGACTCCCGCTGACGGCTGGCCATCGCGAGCACAGTACGTACTCGACGTGGCGCAGCCCGCGGTTTACGAATACCTCCTCGAGCGACTCGACGCGCTGATATCCGAGTACCGGATCGACTTCCTCAAGTGGGACCACAATCGCGATCTGCTCGAGGCTGCCAGCCACGCGCAGACGCGAGCCGTGTACGCCCTCATGGATGCCTTGCGTCAGCGGCATCGTCAACTGGAGATCGAGTCGTGCGCCTCGGGTGGCGCGCGCGTGGACCTCGGCATCCTGCAGCGCACAGACCGGGTGTGGCCGTCTGACACCTTGGATCCGCTCGAGCGCGAGCGAATCCACCGTTGGACGTCGTTGTTGCTTCCCCTGGAGCTCATCGGCTCGCACATTGGCGCCGCGACCGCACATACCACCGGCCGCAGGATCAACGGGACCCTGCCTTTGATCACGGCGCTGTTCGCTCACGCCGGTATAGAGATGAACCTGCTCCGGGTGAATCAGGCGGAACGTGACGCACTAACGCAGTTCGCCGAACTCTATCGAGAGACCCGTGCGCTGATGGCGTCCGGGCGTCTAGTGAACGCGGACGTGTTCGACCCAGCAGTCCGACTGTTCGGTGTGGTGAGTCCAGATCGGAGCCGTGCGCTTTTCGCTGTAGTCCAGATCGGCATGACCGCCGGACGCCCCGCGCGAGTCCAGATCCCCGGGCTCGATGAGAGCGCTGGGTATGACGTCCGTGTGCGCTCGGAGCTCGGGGTGCCGGATCGGGGCACGAGCACCGGGCCGGCCTGGTTCGACGCAGCGTTGAACGCACCGCTCCGCTTGGGGGGTTCCGTGCTCGCGCGCTCGGGACTCTCGCTTCCCCCACTGCGCCCCGAGACTGCCGCCCTGATCGAGCTGACCCGCGTGAGAGAGGAGACCTCCGATGACCACTGA
- a CDS encoding alpha-L-fucosidase, with amino-acid sequence MLETQLSTVANDRHARTNWFRADRFGMFIHWGAFSVHGRGEWLRSWENISMEEYQPFIDGFTPDAFDADEWARTAVAAGMKYAVLTAKHHDGFCLFDSAHSTYTSMHNGFGRDVVAEYVEAFRRHGLKVGLYFSLIDWSHPDFPVFGDAHHPHRDDPAYEGVEHDFDRYLDFMHAQVRELATNYGQLDLMWFDFSYDDLTGEAWRAGELVEMVRELQPGILLDNRLEANGGSFGSIITDSPLPWSGDFVSPEQLIPAEGILDLQGQPVPWEACITLNNHWTHFFGDEDYKSPRMLIRKLVEIVSKGGNLLLNVGPHPDGHIVTEEQQILAKVGAWLSRNGDSIYGAGAADLPKPEWGYYTRKGDVLYAHVFEPPVGPLALVGVDASRIDSLEISGKRVERAESWLIEAYPDTAFVSFGEGDPALTYPLPDDVDTVITIRLTPQSVQHGS; translated from the coding sequence ATGCTCGAAACGCAATTGTCCACAGTCGCAAACGACCGGCACGCACGAACGAACTGGTTCCGGGCCGACCGGTTCGGCATGTTCATCCACTGGGGAGCCTTCTCCGTCCATGGCCGCGGAGAATGGCTGCGCTCGTGGGAGAACATCTCGATGGAGGAGTACCAACCCTTCATCGACGGGTTCACCCCTGATGCCTTCGACGCCGACGAGTGGGCACGCACGGCAGTCGCGGCGGGCATGAAGTACGCCGTGCTCACCGCGAAGCATCATGACGGCTTCTGCCTGTTCGACAGCGCGCACTCCACCTATACGTCCATGCACAACGGCTTCGGGCGCGACGTGGTCGCCGAGTACGTCGAGGCGTTCCGCCGCCATGGGCTGAAAGTCGGGCTGTACTTCTCGTTGATCGACTGGTCGCATCCCGACTTCCCGGTCTTCGGCGACGCGCATCATCCTCACCGTGACGACCCCGCGTACGAAGGCGTCGAGCACGACTTCGACCGCTACCTCGACTTCATGCACGCCCAGGTGCGCGAGCTCGCCACCAACTATGGCCAGCTCGACCTCATGTGGTTCGACTTCTCGTACGACGACCTGACCGGTGAGGCCTGGCGCGCCGGCGAGCTCGTCGAGATGGTCCGCGAACTCCAACCCGGAATCCTGCTCGACAACCGTCTCGAGGCCAACGGGGGCAGCTTCGGCTCGATCATCACCGACTCGCCTCTGCCATGGTCCGGCGACTTCGTCTCGCCCGAACAGCTGATCCCCGCCGAGGGGATTCTCGACCTGCAGGGTCAGCCCGTGCCGTGGGAGGCGTGCATCACCCTCAACAACCATTGGACGCACTTCTTCGGCGACGAAGATTACAAGTCGCCTCGGATGCTGATCAGGAAGCTCGTCGAGATCGTCAGTAAGGGCGGCAACCTGTTGCTCAATGTCGGGCCCCACCCCGATGGCCACATCGTCACGGAAGAGCAGCAGATCCTCGCCAAGGTGGGGGCATGGCTTTCCCGCAACGGCGACAGCATCTACGGCGCAGGCGCTGCCGACTTGCCCAAGCCGGAGTGGGGATACTACACGCGCAAGGGAGACGTGCTCTATGCGCACGTGTTCGAGCCTCCGGTCGGGCCTCTTGCACTTGTCGGTGTCGACGCGTCCCGCATCGACTCGCTCGAGATCAGCGGCAAGCGGGTCGAGCGGGCGGAGTCCTGGCTCATCGAGGCGTATCCCGATACGGCATTCGTCAGCTTCGGCGAGGGCGACCCGGCGCTGACGTATCCGTTGCCCGACGACGTCGACACGGTGATCACGATTCGTCTGACGCCACAGTCAGTTCAGCACGGCTCGTGA
- a CDS encoding carbohydrate ABC transporter permease → MKERLSRNAATYVVALAVGILFVVPMVLVLLNSFKSQTEASGFTLTLPTEWRFDNYVTVLSDPSVALGLVNSAIITIGVTGGTITVCALAGFLIARRTSRVTSSLYMYLIAGLIAPFSFIPAIRVLQWLGLYNTHLGLILSDIATQIPFMVLIFVSFVRQIPREIDEAAIIDGAGSLRMFFTVVFPLMKPVTFTALVLLFTYAWNEFQNVLFLTSSSKTWTMPMTVYNFQGLHTYDYALVSANLVITIIPVLVVYLIAQRYILSGMVAGAVKG, encoded by the coding sequence ATGAAAGAGCGACTGAGCCGGAACGCGGCGACCTATGTCGTCGCCCTCGCCGTCGGCATCCTCTTCGTTGTCCCCATGGTGCTCGTGCTGCTGAACTCGTTCAAGTCGCAGACCGAAGCGTCCGGATTCACCCTTACCCTGCCGACCGAATGGCGCTTCGACAACTACGTCACCGTGCTTTCCGACCCCAGCGTCGCTCTAGGTCTGGTCAATAGTGCGATCATCACCATTGGAGTCACGGGCGGCACGATCACCGTGTGCGCGCTGGCAGGCTTCCTTATCGCCCGCCGCACGAGCCGTGTCACCTCGAGCCTGTACATGTACCTGATCGCTGGTCTGATCGCCCCGTTCTCGTTCATCCCCGCTATCCGGGTGCTGCAATGGCTCGGCCTCTACAACACGCACCTCGGCCTGATCCTCTCGGACATCGCCACTCAGATCCCGTTCATGGTGCTGATCTTCGTCAGCTTCGTCCGGCAGATCCCGCGGGAGATCGATGAGGCGGCCATCATCGACGGCGCGGGTTCGCTGCGCATGTTCTTCACCGTGGTTTTCCCGCTTATGAAGCCGGTGACGTTCACAGCTCTGGTGCTGCTCTTCACCTATGCGTGGAACGAGTTCCAGAACGTGCTGTTCCTCACCTCCAGTTCGAAGACGTGGACGATGCCCATGACCGTCTATAACTTCCAGGGGCTGCACACCTATGATTACGCGCTGGTCAGCGCGAACCTCGTAATCACGATCATCCCCGTCCTCGTCGTGTACCTGATCGCGCAGCGCTACATCCTTTCGGGGATGGTCGCCGGCGCGGTCAAGGGCTGA
- a CDS encoding carbohydrate ABC transporter permease, which translates to MQRRAKSRTEAKAYPYWFGAPATLIFSVFFVLPAALGLWLSFTNASTMSQRQDFIGLANFQLLFGTHGEAFLGAMANQFVYALITTIGKTGIGVLLAFFLNRAFLGRNVLRAVVYMPIMFSTIVVGIVFGFILSYEGLLNSFLRNIGLGFIAQDWLGDFDLALFSVTAIDIWMGVGWTVVLVLAALQGVPAELLESAEVDGAGRFKRAIHVSLPTVAPTISLAALLTLISGLKSFEIIYATTGGGPGNATEVMTTFLAKALGTTNLGYASAISFVQFAIITIIAMIIHLISRRIEARMS; encoded by the coding sequence ATGCAGAGACGTGCCAAGAGCAGAACCGAGGCCAAGGCGTACCCGTACTGGTTCGGGGCACCGGCGACTCTGATCTTCAGCGTCTTCTTCGTGCTCCCCGCCGCACTCGGGCTCTGGCTGAGCTTCACGAACGCGTCGACCATGTCGCAGCGGCAGGATTTCATCGGACTGGCGAACTTCCAGCTACTGTTCGGCACGCACGGTGAAGCATTCCTCGGCGCGATGGCAAACCAGTTCGTCTACGCGCTGATCACCACCATCGGAAAGACCGGCATCGGTGTGCTGCTCGCGTTCTTCCTGAACCGGGCTTTCCTCGGACGCAACGTGCTGCGCGCGGTCGTCTACATGCCGATCATGTTCTCGACCATCGTCGTGGGCATCGTGTTCGGGTTCATCCTGTCGTACGAGGGCCTGCTCAACTCGTTCCTTCGCAACATAGGTCTCGGCTTCATCGCGCAGGACTGGCTCGGTGATTTCGACCTCGCCCTGTTCTCCGTAACGGCAATCGACATCTGGATGGGCGTCGGCTGGACCGTCGTGCTGGTGCTGGCTGCCCTGCAGGGCGTACCTGCAGAGCTGCTCGAATCCGCGGAGGTCGACGGCGCGGGGCGCTTCAAACGGGCGATCCACGTCAGCCTCCCCACCGTCGCGCCGACCATCAGCCTGGCTGCGCTGCTCACCCTCATCTCGGGTCTTAAGTCGTTCGAGATCATCTATGCGACCACCGGCGGCGGACCGGGAAACGCCACTGAGGTGATGACCACCTTCCTGGCGAAAGCTCTGGGTACGACCAACCTCGGCTACGCCTCCGCGATCAGCTTCGTGCAGTTCGCCATCATCACCATCATCGCGATGATCATCCACCTGATCAGCCGCCGGATTGAAGCGAGGATGTCATGA
- a CDS encoding ABC transporter substrate-binding protein, with the protein MNRRKALTLSLTGIVATGALALTGCAGGGANAEGKDGQKVVYVVPSSWAQTGAFADNVKAWEKESGNTVEIQAIPDEQYDDTVRARLQGGEGIDIYAGQDNVDDPSAIMREVDESAFADRMAESVLESMRAEDGKIYGYPAADGLSSFGVIYNKDVFESAGAAAPKTLDEFTSALEKVKAEGTTPLYLSGADGWTLLQHRNSVNANLLGQDPELAEKLATNETTWGDVSEMKPQYTALAEWASAGLTNSDVLTAKYETAIKSVADGSAGAIINGSWAIGEIRKANTDANIGFFALPTEAGENQVALSRPNILHIAAASKVEDAAADLLQFLITPENVAAHLAAAPGIPAFTDVELENPDAAIADIQKYVENGQSGRAFDTATGFPTPESELIAAYQELVGGRVDAAGFIKKVDAAWQAAGKTAGIKGF; encoded by the coding sequence ATGAACCGCAGGAAGGCACTGACGCTGAGCCTGACCGGCATCGTCGCGACCGGAGCGCTCGCGCTCACCGGCTGCGCTGGCGGCGGAGCGAACGCAGAGGGCAAGGACGGCCAGAAGGTCGTCTACGTCGTTCCGTCCAGCTGGGCGCAGACCGGCGCATTCGCCGACAACGTCAAGGCCTGGGAGAAGGAGAGCGGCAACACTGTCGAGATCCAGGCGATCCCCGACGAGCAGTACGACGACACCGTCCGCGCCCGCCTGCAGGGCGGCGAGGGCATCGACATCTACGCCGGCCAGGACAACGTTGACGACCCGTCCGCCATCATGCGTGAAGTGGACGAGTCCGCATTCGCTGACCGCATGGCCGAGAGCGTGCTCGAGTCGATGCGCGCCGAAGACGGCAAGATATACGGATACCCGGCCGCCGACGGCCTGAGCTCCTTCGGAGTCATCTACAACAAGGATGTCTTCGAATCGGCTGGCGCGGCAGCGCCGAAGACTCTGGATGAGTTCACCTCCGCACTCGAGAAGGTCAAGGCCGAGGGAACCACCCCGCTCTACCTGTCAGGTGCTGACGGATGGACGCTGCTGCAGCACCGCAACTCTGTCAACGCCAACCTGCTCGGCCAGGATCCGGAACTGGCAGAGAAGCTCGCTACCAACGAGACCACCTGGGGCGATGTCTCCGAAATGAAGCCGCAGTACACCGCACTCGCTGAGTGGGCCTCCGCGGGCCTCACCAACAGTGACGTGCTTACTGCCAAGTACGAGACCGCGATCAAGTCCGTCGCAGACGGAAGCGCTGGTGCGATCATCAACGGCTCCTGGGCTATCGGCGAGATCCGCAAGGCGAACACCGACGCGAACATCGGCTTCTTCGCGCTTCCTACCGAGGCCGGTGAGAACCAGGTTGCACTGTCGCGTCCGAACATCCTGCACATCGCCGCGGCGAGCAAGGTCGAAGACGCTGCTGCCGACCTGCTCCAGTTCCTGATCACTCCCGAGAATGTCGCAGCGCACCTAGCTGCCGCACCCGGGATTCCCGCTTTCACCGATGTCGAGCTTGAGAACCCGGATGCCGCGATTGCGGACATTCAGAAGTACGTCGAGAACGGCCAGTCGGGCCGTGCGTTCGACACGGCGACTGGATTCCCCACGCCCGAAAGCGAGCTGATCGCGGCCTACCAGGAGCTCGTTGGTGGCCGTGTCGACGCCGCCGGCTTCATCAAGAAGGTTGACGCAGCCTGGCAGGCCGCCGGCAAGACCGCCGGCATCAAGGGCTTCTGA
- a CDS encoding ROK family transcriptional regulator — translation MVLAEPMSNEDRLELVRLQNLESCFISLRDSGPSTVADIAAETGLSRPTIKDRLQDLIALGLVTEVGRVVRRGQSSGRPASRFAVSPRAGYVIGLELGKHHERIVVADMANVVRARYVFTADDRTSVTDRMRSLVTRVADIRSTHADLGPLLRIGAAVPGALAPDGLMTRSPIFKEWTGQNVADAFARVFDVPVVLQNDLNAAALAEHRHGAAADASDVVLALVWHQVSAGLIIDGAVRVGRHARAGEMSQLVASADDRMLQRWPSMPDFLETLTAAEAGDQRSRELVEEFALAAGAQIATLLIAVDPDVVVLYGPASANDYVAELVANAVHAAVSPPEDTPLLQAQLGADAAATGVLIAALESAHTQFFGEAGTPIQQLIEAGAPATR, via the coding sequence ATGGTCCTCGCTGAGCCGATGTCGAACGAGGACCGTCTGGAGCTCGTGCGTCTGCAGAACTTGGAAAGCTGCTTCATCTCGCTGCGAGACTCCGGGCCCTCGACCGTCGCGGATATCGCGGCCGAGACTGGCCTGTCGCGTCCGACGATCAAAGACCGTCTCCAGGACCTCATCGCGCTCGGCCTTGTCACCGAAGTCGGGCGGGTGGTCCGGCGCGGGCAGAGCTCCGGGCGGCCGGCATCACGATTCGCAGTCAGCCCGCGCGCGGGATACGTGATCGGGCTCGAACTTGGAAAGCATCACGAACGCATCGTGGTCGCCGACATGGCGAACGTCGTCCGAGCCCGCTACGTGTTCACGGCTGATGACAGGACGAGCGTAACCGACAGGATGCGCTCGCTCGTCACGCGGGTAGCCGACATCCGCAGTACGCATGCCGATCTGGGTCCGCTGCTGAGAATCGGCGCGGCCGTCCCGGGCGCACTCGCCCCGGACGGCCTCATGACTCGTTCACCGATCTTCAAGGAGTGGACAGGGCAGAACGTCGCAGACGCTTTCGCCCGCGTCTTCGACGTGCCCGTCGTGCTCCAGAACGACCTGAACGCCGCAGCATTGGCAGAACACCGGCATGGGGCCGCCGCCGATGCGTCCGACGTTGTCCTTGCGCTCGTATGGCACCAGGTGTCCGCGGGACTGATCATCGACGGTGCCGTACGCGTCGGTCGTCATGCCCGAGCGGGCGAGATGAGTCAGCTGGTCGCGTCGGCAGATGACCGAATGCTGCAGCGATGGCCATCGATGCCCGACTTCCTCGAAACGCTGACTGCCGCCGAAGCGGGAGATCAGCGCTCGCGCGAGCTGGTCGAGGAGTTCGCTCTCGCGGCAGGAGCACAGATCGCCACTCTGCTGATCGCCGTCGACCCCGACGTGGTCGTGCTATACGGTCCGGCATCGGCCAACGACTATGTCGCCGAGCTTGTGGCGAACGCCGTGCATGCGGCTGTTTCACCGCCGGAGGACACTCCCCTGCTTCAAGCACAGCTCGGGGCAGACGCCGCTGCGACGGGGGTGCTCATCGCCGCCCTGGAGTCCGCCCACACTCAGTTCTTCGGCGAAGCGGGCACTCCGATCCAGCAGCTGATCGAGGCTGGCGCCCCCGCGACACGGTGA
- a CDS encoding type II toxin-antitoxin system VapB family antitoxin: protein MATTSVDIDEDTLKQAKKVAGTTSDRETVDLALRALIAMRRQPELENALSRLRSVVDPATARAAQATENVWREIADEFGLLKSGEVGALLGASKSNREFVSIRRNRGELLGVVRNNGYLYPGFQFDRSTGTIKAWVKPLLELAREHSMGAVDVLFWMMTPTIYFGGDRPADHAGEGDRLLDVAGRSWSVHW, encoded by the coding sequence ATGGCCACGACATCCGTCGATATCGACGAGGACACACTGAAGCAGGCCAAGAAGGTCGCCGGCACAACCTCCGACCGCGAGACGGTAGATCTCGCCCTGCGCGCCCTCATCGCGATGCGACGTCAGCCCGAACTCGAGAACGCCCTCTCCCGCCTGCGCTCGGTTGTGGATCCGGCCACCGCTCGCGCCGCCCAGGCGACAGAGAACGTCTGGCGTGAGATCGCTGACGAGTTCGGCCTCCTGAAGTCGGGCGAAGTCGGCGCTCTGCTGGGCGCCAGCAAGAGCAATCGCGAGTTCGTCTCCATCCGCCGCAATCGCGGAGAGCTGCTGGGCGTTGTCCGCAACAACGGCTACCTGTACCCGGGCTTCCAGTTCGATCGATCGACCGGGACCATCAAAGCGTGGGTGAAGCCGCTGCTGGAACTGGCCAGGGAGCACAGTATGGGCGCCGTCGACGTGCTCTTCTGGATGATGACGCCGACCATCTACTTCGGCGGCGATCGGCCCGCGGATCACGCTGGCGAAGGGGACCGGCTCCTTGATGTGGCCGGACGCTCATGGAGCGTCCACTGGTGA
- a CDS encoding ArsR/SmtB family transcription factor translates to MVVLVLRAIAAVLRVEVFSMLADATRVRIILALRDEELSVNHLADIVDKSPAAVSQHLAKLRLARIVLARQEGTKVFYRLTNEHARQLVADAIFQAQHSLSNDPPHHRGEHPSPEDRR, encoded by the coding sequence GTGGTGGTGCTCGTGCTGAGAGCCATAGCGGCAGTCCTTCGGGTCGAGGTGTTTTCGATGCTCGCGGATGCGACGCGGGTGCGGATCATTCTCGCGCTGCGGGATGAGGAGCTTTCGGTGAACCACCTCGCCGATATCGTCGACAAGTCCCCCGCTGCCGTCTCCCAGCACCTCGCGAAGCTCCGCCTGGCGCGGATCGTGCTGGCGCGGCAAGAGGGCACGAAGGTGTTCTACCGGCTCACGAACGAGCACGCCCGGCAGCTCGTCGCGGACGCGATCTTCCAAGCACAGCACTCGCTGAGCAACGACCCTCCGCACCACCGCGGCGAGCACCCCTCGCCGGAGGACCGCCGCTGA